Within Butyrivibrio fibrisolvens, the genomic segment ATTGGCGAAATATTTGATCAGCTTCCATGAGATAGAAGTATCCAGAGTTATGTTCGCAGTACAAGATCAAAGAGGCAATATATCAGGCTGCTGACTAAGCCTTAAGATTCATAATAGGATCTTTAGACATATTCTTTCGCAACATGAGGTTATATATGCAAATAGAAGTAGGAGACATAGTCACACTTAAGAAGAAACATCCATGCGGATCTTTTGAGTGGGAAGTATTAAGATCCGGTGCTGACTTCAGACTCAAATGTGTAGGATGTGCTCATCAGATAATGATAGCAAGAACAGCACTTGAGAAGAATATAAAAAGAATAAAGCATAAAGAATAAAGCATAAAGAATAAAGCATAAAGAATAAAGGATAAAGCATAAAAGATAAAGGATAAAGAATAAACTACTAAAACTTCCTGATATGACGCACTACCAGCCTATGTAAAGATCTTGGGGATGTCGGTATGTTCAAGTGGAAAGTCTGTATAGATTAGGATTTTGATTTATCTGACAATTCGATTTATTGAATGAAAAAAGCAATTTTACGTTAAAAAACTTGCAAATAAAGGCTGTTCATGCTATGATGAAACTCCGTGATATAAATTCCTTGCTTCTGCTGCAGCACTTTTACGTATCACACGCTGCACATGCAGGCGGAAGCCAGAGACCAAAAGGAGGTAACAACAGCATGAACAAGTACGAATTAGCCGTTGTTGTCAGCGCAAATGTTGATGATGAAGCAAAAACAAAGGCCGTTGACAAGTGCAAGGCACTGATCGAGCGTTTCGGAGGCACAGTTACGAACGTAGACGATTGGGGTAAGAAGAAGCTTGCTTATGAGATTCAGAAGCAGACTGAAGGTTTCTACTACTTCATCCAGTTCGACGCTGAGGCATCAGTTCCAGCTGAGCTCGAGTCACGTGTTCGCATCGTGGACAACGTCATCAGATACTTATGCGTTAGAAACGACGAGGCATAAGAAAGAGGACAAGACAGATGAATAAAGTTATACTTATGGGACGTTTAACAAGAGATCCGGATGTAAGATATAGTCAGGGTGAGAACCCACTTGCAATTGCAAGATATACACTGGCTGTTGACCGCAGATTTTCTAGAAAAGATGGTGGTGACGGACAGCAGACTGCAGATTTTATTTCCTGCAAAGCTTTTGGAAGATCCGGTGAATTTGCAGAAAAGTATTTCCGCAAGGGAACCAAGATCTGCGTAACAGGCAGAATCGAAACTGGTTCATACACCAATAAGGATGGCGTCAAAGTATACACTACAGAAGTCGTTGTAGAAGATCAGGAGTTCGCAGAGAGCAAGAACAGCGGAAGCGGAGATTTCTCTCAGCCCGTAGCATCTGGATCTGCAGCACCTGTAGCGGCAGCTGATGGTTTCATGAACATTCCTGATGGAATTGATGAAGAACTGCCGTTCAACTAATGGTCAGCAGTTTAGGCTGACTAGAATTTGATAGGAGGCAAACCAAATGGCTTTCAATAAAGAAAGATCCGAAGCACCTCGTAGAAAAGGTGGCATGCACAGAAGAAAGAAAGTTTGCGTATTCTGTGGTAAGGATCATGCAATTGATTATAAAGATGCAGCAACTCTTAAGAAGTATGTTTCTGAGAGCGGAAAGATTCTTCCTAGAAGAATCACAGGAAATTGCGCAAAGCACCAGAGAGAGATCACTGTTGCTATCAAGCGTGCTAGACATCTTGCTATTATGCCATACGTAGCAGACTAATAGTCAGCAATAAGGTATATAATTCAAGGCACTTTTTAGAAGAGATTCTAAGAAGTGCCTTTTTTCTTCTTGGTATTATATTTTCTAATGCAGGGAATTGCTTTTAGCCTTAGCTATATTCATAAGGTTTTTTATGCCTATATTAAAATTACTGTATCGTCAGGTGGCAGGCTCTTACAATAAATGTTATAATCCATTTTATAGGAGCCGTGGAGGGTTATTCAAATGAAGAAAAATAGAATCAGATTAAAGGGACGTCTGCGTACTTTTCTAACGACATTTCTTTACCTGGATATTATATTAATTCTTGTCACATTTCTTGTGTTTTTGTTTGGTGGCATTCAGGCAGGGATTATCCTTACGATTTTCACTATTTTATATACCGTAATTGTTTTTCTTATGTATTTTATGACCCGGCCTATTGTTATCAATGAGCTTATTAGCTTTGCTACGCAGTATGGACAGATTCAGAAGACTTTACTTAGAGAGATGGATCTGCCAAGCTGTCTTTTGGATGATACAGGCAAAGTTATTTGGTCTAATATTGCATTTGAGAAGACTGTTCATGAGAAAAAGAATTTTCATAAGCAGATAACTGCTGTTTTCCCATCAGTTACAGCCGATAAGTTTCCGGCTATGGATGATGAGGAAGTCCAGTATGATCTTGAATATGAAAATAACTACTATTCTCTTAGAATGCGCAAAATATCTCTTGAAGAGATGGCAAGTAACAGTGATATCATTGAAGCCGGAAGCTATGACGGATATCTTATCATAGTATACCTTTTCGATCAGACAGCACTTCGTCTTGCTGTTCAGGAAGTCGATGACCAGTCTATGGCTGCAGGTCTTATCTACCTTGATAACTATGAAGAGGCACTTGAAAGTGTAGAAGAGGTTCGAAGGTCACTTCTTATTGCACTTATAGATCGTAAGATCAATAAATATGTTGCAAGTTGTAACGGAATTGTGCGGAAGACTGAGAAGGATAAATATTTTGTTGTAATGCCC encodes:
- a CDS encoding DUF951 domain-containing protein gives rise to the protein MQIEVGDIVTLKKKHPCGSFEWEVLRSGADFRLKCVGCAHQIMIARTALEKNIKRIKHKE
- the rpsF gene encoding 30S ribosomal protein S6 codes for the protein MNKYELAVVVSANVDDEAKTKAVDKCKALIERFGGTVTNVDDWGKKKLAYEIQKQTEGFYYFIQFDAEASVPAELESRVRIVDNVIRYLCVRNDEA
- a CDS encoding single-stranded DNA-binding protein, yielding MNKVILMGRLTRDPDVRYSQGENPLAIARYTLAVDRRFSRKDGGDGQQTADFISCKAFGRSGEFAEKYFRKGTKICVTGRIETGSYTNKDGVKVYTTEVVVEDQEFAESKNSGSGDFSQPVASGSAAPVAAADGFMNIPDGIDEELPFN
- the rpsR gene encoding 30S ribosomal protein S18, which translates into the protein MAFNKERSEAPRRKGGMHRRKKVCVFCGKDHAIDYKDAATLKKYVSESGKILPRRITGNCAKHQREITVAIKRARHLAIMPYVAD